The Macaca fascicularis isolate 582-1 chromosome 14, T2T-MFA8v1.1 genome contains the following window.
CCTGTTTTTCCATCTaatccttccttccatttttttagGGGATGGATTAGAAAGGTTAGGCCAAATTATGGAGCATATTGAGAGCTGGGTAGAATTGCTGATATTTCATAAACAATATATTCCATTTTTGAACGTTTGAAGATGAAAGAGAAGCAGCAGAAAGAGGAGTTGGTGAATAGTCTGAAATCATTGAGGCTGCTTAGGTCCTTAAGGAAAACAAGTGTCAGGACCATAACCAAATTAGTCATGGAGAGGAAGTAATGACTGTTAGAACCCATTTGTAAATACAATTAATTGAATAGAATTACTCACATAGTAATAGTTTCAGAATCTAGAAACATTGTGCTAAGGGACTGATAGAGTTCCCTAAATCggctttcttcattttacagagagaaaaCTAAAGCTTAAAGAGATTTGTAATATGTGCAAGTTGCTGTCAAGCCAGTAGTTAGAGAGCCAAGACTAGAACTCCAGCACCTAACTCATAGCCCCACTGCCTTTTCTACTATTCTGTGCTTTTCCCAGAAAGGAGACTCCAGGAATTTCTTAAGATCTCCAGGAACTCTTTTATTTACGTTCCTCAATATGATCAAaagattattttgatatttttatgaagCTTTTTATGTGATTTTTGACTCTCATACAGCCAGAAAACTTTATTAAACTGGTTagtaaaatacacaaattatggTAATGGTgggtatttatgtatgtatatatgatatgtagATTTTGATTTCTGATCAGTTTTCCAAAAAATTAGGATTCAGTGAAGTACATTTAATATTAACaatggcagggcgcagtggctaatgcctgtaattccaacactttggggagccaaaacaggaggccaggagtttgagactatcccaggcaacatagggagaccctgtctctaccaaaacaaaaaacaaaacaagccaggcTTGGTGTTGCGCATCTggagtcccagcttctcaggaagctgaagtgggagggtcgcttgagccagTAGGTCAAGgctatggtgagccaagatggggctactacattctagcctgggcgacggaacaagactccatctcaaaagaaaaaaagttaatgcCTCGTGATTTTAGTCTTAATTCCAAAAGCACTTTAATAGCTTATGGTAAGATACAAACTATGGTAAGCTACAAAATACAAGATAATTTTACAGTTATACCCAttgcagtcattcattcattcattaaatcaaatattatgtgccaggcattgttctagggtTTGTGGATATAGCGGTTTCTGCCAATGCAGGTTACATTGAAGCAGAGATTATAGATGTTAATCAGAAGTATAATGAGTGCCAAAAAGGTTATATATAActctatatgtgtatgtgcaggATAGGGGGGCGGCAATATATAAGGAGAGGAATGGCAGTACATTAGGAGGGGACCTAACAGGCTGGACAAAGTTGATGCAATGGTAAATTCTCACTAGAGGCCATTGTAATGTTTTTGATTTAACATAAGTAAAGCTTTGGGTGAGTTGAACAAATAAATAGGTGAAGGTTATTTTATAAAAACCACCGTTATGTGTACTTGCCCCTCTTTTTTGCTCTTCTTTCACTTCATTGTATTATTGATGAAATATGTAATTTTAGAGGCATTTAAAAATCCTGCAGAACTGCATGTTTGTGTTGTTTTCGATAGAATCCTCAGACGTTGCAGTTGATATCTAAAAAGAAGTCACTTGCTGGAGCAGCACAAATCCTATTGAAGGGGGCAGAAAGACTGACTAAATCAGTTACCGAAAACCAAGAAAACAAGCTACAAAGAGACTTCAATTCGGAGCTTTTGCGATTACGGCAACACTGGAAACTTCGAAAAGTTGGAGATAAAATTCTTGGAGATCTGAGCTACAGAAGTGCAGGtatgaatattattaaaaactatactttctggccaggcgcggtggctcatgcctataatcctagcactttgaaaggccaaggcgtcgggatcacttgaggccaggagttcaagacgagcccaggcaatatggcaaaactccgtctctaccaaaaatgcaaaaaattagccaggcgtggtaacatgcacctgtaatcctagctacttgggaggctgaggcatgagaattgcttgaacccaggaggtggaggttgtagtgagccaagatcgcaccattgcactcctgcctgggggacagagcgagactccatctcaaaaacaaacaaacaaaaaactatgctTTCTGTGTAAGTATAATGTTAAACATCcttctataatattttatttctcagctATGTGTtatgtttcaaaattttaatttctgttcatTTAAGCCAAAACCACTCTTATTAGAGCCTTATAATAAATAGCCTAGTTTCTATTTCAAAACCCTGGAGGTACACGTAACAGAAAGTTCAAAGATGGGGTTTATGTGCTGGCACACCTTGAAGCATAATTGACTTTTTTGTTAGAAATGAGGTAGAACTACACTCCTCAATCGAGGCCTTACCTGTAACCCTTAAAAACTgaacatggccaggtgcagtggctcacacctgtaatcctagcacttcgggaggctaaagtgggcagattgcttgagctcaggaattcaataccagcctgggcaacatggcaaaacttcgtctctacaaaaaatacaaaaattagctgggcgtggtattGCATGCttgttagtcccagctactcaggaggctgaggcaggatgatcccttgagcccaggaggtcgaggctgcagtgagccgagattgcagcactgcattccagcctgaccgtgtctcaaaaaacaagcaaacaaaaaaactggaccTGATGCAAGTGTTCTTCTGagaattatacaaaaaaaaactggacatgaaaggaggaaagaaactttctattCTTTACTGTTTCTTTTCCCATTAATCTGCTAAGCTGTTTTTATGTCCTGAGTGAAGAGAAAGGGTGGCAGAAACgtttgctttcctttttcccatCAAACTAGGGCTACAACACTAACTTAGGGCATGCAACTTTTGGGGGCATACTAAAGTTTGATGATGTTGACTTCATATTTTTTGATATAAATTCTTAGTTGTTGAGCTATAACAAATAGTAGGTTTTACAGGGTAATAATGGCAATGTTTTATAAGCTGCTGAGGCAATCAGAGGGACTGGCTGTATGGAAAAACTTCATAGCTCAATGGGGTAAAAGCTGTGAATATCAGGGGAGGAGGCAAGGAGTCTTGGCTTGGATAGTTGAGATAATGGTAGAGTGATACCTGAAAGATTCATTTACCAGAGTAAGCTATCATtatcctaaaattaaaaaaagataaggtGGTTAAGTCAAATACTGGAGGAATGACATGCTTCAACACTATTATTAATAGGGGTATTTTGAATCCTGAAGGTTAAATCTTACTATAAAGACGAATTAAAGATGACCagaccatttaaaaattttaataggtGGTCTGTAGAAGCAGTGCTTTCTtgttttggatattttcttttccacaaaTAATTTGTGTATAGGAACTTTAATTCCTTCTTTGGGGTAGTCACTCATGATTGTGAAAGGATTTGATCACATTGTTTTTAATTGCAAGAAAATCTTTAGCATCTTCCCTTGTTATAAAACCAGTTACATTGAACCATCTATTTCTTACATAATTCAGTGGCCCAGAGCAACTCACCCAAATTTCTGAACTGCACAAAAACACATCACATAAGATCTAggaactgggctgggcacagtggctcacgcccgtaatctcagcacttggggaggccaaggtgggaggattgcttgagcccaggagttcaagaccagactagacAACATAGACcctatatctaaaaaaaaataaataaataaaaattagctgggtgcgatgggcatgtacctgcagtcctagttacttcggaggctgaagtggtaggATTGTTAaatcctaggagtttgaggctacagtgagctgtcattgtaccaccacactgcagcctgggagacagagggagaccgtgtctctaaaaagataataaaaaataaagtaaaaaatctaGGAGACTGGTTGAAAAAAAGTTGCTATGTGCACTATCCTCTGTCTTTCTGTTTGTTGGATGCAGAGCACTTAGTTGAAACCTTAGTAGAGAGGCTAAGCTCCAGAAGTATTTCATCTCCAACGTTTCAATCTGAGGGATTGTTTTCTAGGAgtacacccttttttttttctttttcttttttttttttttgagagagagtttcgctgttgttgcccaggctggagtgcaatggtgcgatctcagctcaccgcaacctccgtctcctgggttcaagcgattctcctgccttagcctcccgagtagctgggattacaggcatgcgccaccatacctggctaattttgtatttttagtagagacgggggtttctccatgttggtcatggctggtcttgaactcctgacctcaggtgatccgcccacctcggcctcccaaagtgctgggattacaggcatgagccactgcactcgccCTGTGAGTACACCCATTTTTATCAATACTCCATTAGAATAAAACAATTTGGATTTTCTATGGAATTCTTATTATAGTGATGTCATTAGACTAagaagtgttatttttttaaggtaaataaCTTACCCCCCCAACACtgttatctttctttcctttgctcaCCACTCCTCACCCTTTCccccaaaacatgttttttaGTGGGAACTTTGTGATTCAGTGATGTGGATGTCAAGTATTATATAGTTAATAATGTGTGTCAGAATAATATGttaactgttttttattttcctgtttttcataCAACATTAGGATCTCTCTTTCCTCATCACGGGACATTTGAAGTAATAAAGAATACAGATCTTGATCTGGATAAAAAGATACCTGAAGATTACTGTCCTCTTGATGTCCAAATTCCAAGTGATTTAGAGGGGTCTGCATATATCAAGGtatttgtcaaaatatttttcaagtaattTCTTATGAATAGCCTGAAGTTAATTTGTTaaccctttttgtttttgttgtcatgTAGGTTTCAATACAAAAACAGGCTCCAGATATAGGCGACCTCGGCACCGTTAACCTCTTCAAACGACCTTTGCCCAAATCCAAACCAGGTATGGTTATGTTCTATCCTCTAATTTCTGGTCTTATTTGAGCTGAcgttttaaaataaactgaagaTAAAAATAGGTAggaaaaatagatattttgaaGTAAGAACAATTCAAAATATACTTCTAAAATTTGTCAATAAACCATTAGTGAATAGctgtgcagttttgttttttttttttgagactgagtttctctcctgttgcccaggctagagagcagtagcacgatctcggctcattgcaacctccacctcccaggttcaagcgattctcctgtctcagcctcccaagtagttggaattacaggcatgcgccacatgcctggctaattttgtatttttagtagagatggggtttctccatgttggtcaggctggtcttgaacacccagcctcaggtgatccacccacctcagcctcccaaagtgctaggattaagggcgtgagccaccggcacctttttttttttttttttttttttttctttttttttttttttgagacagagtctcgctctgccgcccaggctggagtgcagtggcgtgatcttggctcactgcaagctccgcctcccgggttcacgccattctcctgcctcagcctcccgagtagctgggactacaggcgccgccaccacgcccggctaatttttttgtatttttagtggagacggggtttcactgtgtcagccaggatggtctcgatctcctgacctcatgatccgtccgtctcggcctcccaaagtgctgggattacaggcttgagccaccgcgcccggccaacttttttttaaagattggaCTTATTTACTGGTTTTCTCTGTTAAAGAAGTGAGATTTTTATAATTTGGAAAGAATATAGCTTTGCACAGTGGTAGTATCATATCCAATGAGGTTTATCTGTGGCATGATTATTGCTAATTGATGCTTCCCTCTTCAGGAATTGAAACAACTTCTTCAGGAATGAAAGCTTGGGGTGGCAGGGAACTTTTCAATACCCTGCTGGGATGATTTGTAACAGTTGGCATTGGCAATTTTTGACAGTCTCTATAGAgactgaatagaaaaaaaaagaatatactgtAATGTAGTGTTTTTCTAAACTTTTGTTGTCATATGTATTCAGATCACCATTTAAACTAGTTAATGCATAATATGGTTAGATAATTGATACATATATTTCTTGTCTTTCAGGTTCCCCACATTGGCAGACAAAATTAGAAGCGGCACAGAATGTTCTCTTATGTAAAGAAATTTTTGCACAGCTCTCTCGGGAAGCTGTTCAAATTAAATCACAAATCCCTCACATTGTGGTGAAAAACCAGATTATCTCTCAGCCCTTTCCGAGTAAGAGCAGCCCTTTTTCGACTTTATGAACAGGACTTTGTGTTTTGGGGAATAGGACAGAGAAGGTAGCTCTTAGGGTGTGTTGGGAGAATAAGGAGAGCAAAGAAATAGTGTGCTATCCATAGTGACAGCCAGTAAAGCATGTAACACAAACTACACTGTGGAATCTGTTCTGTCCTAAATAGTGTGacccttggattttttttttttttttttttttttttttgagacggagtctcgctctgtcgcccaggctggagtgcactggccggatctcagctcactgcaagctccgcctcccgggtttacgccattctcctgcctcagcctcccgagtagctgggactacaggcgcccgccacctcgcccggctaagtttttgtattttttttagtagagacggggtttcaccgtgtcagccaggatggtctcgatctcctgacctcgtgatccccccgtctcggcctcccaaagtgctgggattacaggcttgagccaccgcgcccggccccgaccCTTGGATTTTTAAgctacatatttaaaatttgcaCTTATGTAGTCATTATTGTggtcaagagaaaagaaaatttgcgCTAGCATAGCTACAGTTATTTAGCAGCAGTTGCTTTGAAGGGAGATTTTTCAGGGATCCTGCCTTATTGTCTAAATGAGAggccaatttaaaaatgtttactcttacgcctgtcatcccagcactatgTGAGGCCGtggtgggcatatcacctgaggtcaggagttcgaaaccagcctggccaacatggtgaaatcccatctctactaaaacaaaaaaaaggccaggcacggtggctcaagtctgtaatcccagcactttgggaggccgagaccatcctggctaacatggtgaaaccccatttctactgaaaaatacaaaaaactagccgggcgaggtggcgggcacctgtagtcccagctactcgggaggctgaggcaggagaatggcgtaaacccgggaggcggagcttgcagtgagctgagatccggccactgcaccccagcctgggcgacagagcgagactccgtctcaaaaaaaataaaaataaaaataaaaaaaaaaaagaaagagtttacTTATAATAGTCTCAAATTTGTAGAAACTGGATTTTCATTGTATTATTCAAAAGCAGGTAGACTTGCCCTGGGATCAGTTTGTATTTAGCTTTGCACTTGTTTTTTACGTGAATTCTAAGGACTGTCGTCTTTAGAAGGAAGTAGGTTTTAGCAGTGAGAAATTCCATCCTACTTCTCATGGGAGCAGGGAAGACTGTCTTTTACGCAGTAAGACTGACTACCAActcttattttaaaggaaaaaacgAATTAATATATAGCTTTTTCACCAGTCTTTAGCCACAGTTCAAGGGCAGCAGCCATATTATATGTCAACAGAATTTGAATTGTTAAAATACATGGTAGTTTATTGTATTCatgaatagtttttgttttttttttttaagataaagtttccattttattgttcaggctggagtgcaatggtgtgatcttggctcactgcatcctgtcCACctcctgattcaagcgattctcctgccgcagcctcccaagctgctgggagtataggcacacgccactatgcccagctaatttttttggatttttagtagagacaggatttcactatgttggccatgatggtcttgatccgctgaccttgtgacccacccgccttggcctcccaacatgctgggattacaggcgtgagccaccgcacccagccgaatAGTAATCTTGATATACAGATGTTAATCATTAGGTCTGATCTTCAAGTTTAGAATATACCTTTTGAaaatgagctatgattatactTTATGAAGACAGTTTGTACCTTTCCATATTTCAGGTTATTTACATCTGTCCTCCTCCTTTTTATAAATAGACTTGCAGTTATCTATTTCTTTGTGCCATTCCTCAAATGATAAGAAATCCCAAAAATCTACTACTGAGAAGCAATGTCCGGAGGACCACCTTTATGTCCTAGAGCATAATTTGCATCTACTGATTAGAGAGgtaaggaaataaatgtttttctttgcaCTGTGGTGAGCATGTCCAGGGCAGTGAGTATGCACAAAGCATCCCGCTCCTCTGCTGAGTCTTGATTATTCACATAGCACCAACATTCATTGTCTGGTATGAAAGATCCTTGCTGTTTCCTAGGGGAATAGAGATAATCAGAATACTGTCCCTGTTCCCAAGCATACCTTCTAGTGGTAGAGATTTACAGGTTTTAAAGTAGAGGTGTAAGAAACATGGTGCTAAAGTGCAGAGGGAAGGGTGATTCTGACTGGGGGGAGGTAAGGGAAAATGTCTTGCCAGAGTCTGTGAACAGACTAGTTTTATTTTGGGACATGTTCTACTTGTAGATCACCTGCAACTGTTCCAGGGAGCTGGTTCACAGGACAGGATAATTTCAAAAGAATATCCTGTGAAATTTCATGGAAGTATATATTACAGCCTCCCCTGCCCAACCCCAAAACCTGGTTCAGTTGATTGTGATGGTACAagagttgtttttaaaaagctcctcAGGAGGTTCAGATAGGCAGCCGGGTTTGAGAACCTCTAATCTAGGGTATAGTGAAAGAACTATTTACTGATTGTATATGTTCTATTTATGAGACTCAATGAAGaggattgttttatattttaaaacttttaaaataaaaaagcttgaGATCCTTTTGTGGTTCAAAAGCATGATTGGGCTTTCATGCTCATGCGTGAGTTGTGACTCCCTCAAACCTTATTAGGATGTCGGCGCGTTACCCATCTgacatgagaaaaggaaaaaagttacaGCTTGAGAGGGACCCTTCTCTCTACAGACTTGCATTAAGTGTGACCTAGTAGATGCTAGCATTTTTCTCCAAGGTTGGATTGTTTTCATATGTGGTTCAAATCCATTCCTTTCAGTGTTTCTAAGATGTCAGCCGTGTTTTGATTAAATATTGTGTAGCATTTACTAATGTGGATATTGGTTATTTAAAATGACTGTTTTTGTTAGTTTCATAAACAGACCTTGAGTTCCATCATGATGCCTCATCCAGCAAGTGCACCTTTTGGCCACAAGAGAATGAGACTTTCAGGTCCTCAAGcttttgataaaaatgaaattaattcatTACAGTCCAGTGAAGG
Protein-coding sequences here:
- the MED17 gene encoding mediator of RNA polymerase II transcription subunit 17 isoform X2, producing the protein MCVLYDVLSIVRDKKFMTLDPVSQDALPPKQNPQTLQLISKKKSLAGAAQILLKGAERLTKSVTENQENKLQRDFNSELLRLRQHWKLRKVGDKILGDLSYRSAGSLFPHHGTFEVIKNTDLDLDKKIPEDYCPLDVQIPSDLEGSAYIKVSIQKQAPDIGDLGTVNLFKRPLPKSKPGSPHWQTKLEAAQNVLLCKEIFAQLSREAVQIKSQIPHIVVKNQIISQPFPNLQLSISLCHSSNDKKSQKSTTEKQCPEDHLYVLEHNLHLLIREFHKQTLSSIMMPHPASAPFGHKRMRLSGPQAFDKNEINSLQSSEGLLEKIIKQAKHIFLRSRAAATIDSLASRIEDPQIQAHWSNINDVYESSVKVLITSQGYEQICKSIQLQLNIGVEQIRVVHRDGRVITLSYQEQELQDFLLSQMSQHQVHAVQQLAKVMGWQVLSFSNHVGLGPIESIGNASAITVASPSGDYAISVRNGPESGSKIMVQFPRNQCKDLPKSDVLQDNKWSHLRGPFKEVQWNKMEGRNFVYKMELLMSALSPCLL